One window of bacterium genomic DNA carries:
- the dnaA gene encoding chromosomal replication initiator protein DnaA: MQEQVNALWDRCLSSLSKRVNKPSFFTWFKPTRVEFVEGNCFSILVPNNFAAHWISERYSHTISESLAEVSEQPWNFDFKVQKMPVQVEIFSTDTEEDRSTPVLNGNGNGNGHQEHPAPKLNPRYLFESFVVGDSNQFAYAACEAVSEAPGENRYNPLFIYGGVGLGKTHLVQAIGNAVCQSNNKLRVMYVSSESFTNEFIRSLSTKSVHEFANRYRTADLLLLDDIQFFTGKESTQEQFFHTFNALHQEGKQIVLTADRPPKDILGLEERLLSRFSWGLVADIQPPSLETRVAILQKKAESDGVTVPNDVLTYIADSITSNVRELEGALVRLVAYASLRKKELTMSLAQDVLKDSIRSKSKPVTIEQIQKEVASYFKISEEMLKSKKKTQEIVNARQVAMYLCRTLTSSSLKLIGINFGNRDHSTVIHACQQVQDNMKSSMDFKLQIDQLINLICSHQ, from the coding sequence ATGCAGGAACAAGTTAATGCACTTTGGGACAGATGTCTCTCCAGTCTGTCCAAACGCGTGAACAAGCCCTCATTTTTCACGTGGTTCAAGCCTACACGAGTTGAATTTGTCGAAGGAAACTGTTTCAGCATACTCGTACCAAACAATTTTGCGGCGCATTGGATTTCCGAGCGATACAGCCACACCATAAGCGAGTCGCTTGCGGAAGTTTCAGAACAGCCGTGGAATTTTGATTTCAAAGTTCAAAAGATGCCGGTGCAGGTCGAGATTTTCTCGACCGACACGGAGGAGGACCGATCAACGCCGGTTCTCAATGGCAATGGAAACGGCAACGGACATCAGGAGCATCCTGCTCCCAAGCTAAACCCGCGCTATCTCTTTGAAAGTTTCGTTGTTGGGGATTCCAATCAGTTCGCCTACGCTGCCTGCGAAGCTGTCTCCGAAGCGCCGGGGGAGAACCGTTACAATCCGCTCTTCATTTACGGCGGCGTCGGCCTGGGTAAAACTCACTTGGTGCAAGCGATCGGCAATGCAGTTTGCCAGTCAAACAACAAACTGCGGGTGATGTATGTTTCGAGCGAGAGTTTCACGAACGAGTTTATCCGCTCGCTGTCAACGAAATCGGTCCACGAATTCGCCAATCGCTATCGCACTGCCGATCTTCTGCTCTTGGATGACATTCAGTTCTTCACCGGCAAGGAATCAACGCAGGAGCAGTTCTTCCATACGTTTAATGCGCTTCACCAAGAAGGGAAACAGATTGTCCTCACCGCTGATCGCCCGCCAAAGGACATTCTTGGACTCGAAGAACGTCTTCTGTCGCGCTTCAGTTGGGGTTTGGTTGCCGATATCCAGCCGCCGTCGCTCGAAACGCGAGTGGCGATCTTGCAGAAGAAAGCTGAAAGTGATGGCGTGACAGTACCCAACGATGTTCTTACCTATATCGCTGACTCGATTACGTCGAACGTCCGTGAACTCGAAGGCGCATTAGTGAGACTTGTGGCGTATGCTTCGCTGCGCAAGAAAGAGCTGACGATGTCGTTGGCGCAGGATGTCCTTAAGGACTCGATTCGTTCAAAATCTAAGCCGGTGACCATCGAGCAGATACAGAAGGAAGTGGCTTCGTATTTCAAGATTTCCGAAGAGATGCTGAAGTCAAAGAAGAAGACACAGGAGATTGTCAATGCTCGGCAAGTGGCTATGTATTTGTGTCGGACATTGACAAGTTCATCACTGAAACTGATTGGTATAAATTTCGGAAATCGTGATCATTCTACGGTGATTCATGCTTGTCAGCAGGTGCAGGACAATATGAAATCTTCGATGGATTTCAAGCTGCAGATTGATCAACTCATCAACCTGATTTGTAGTCATCAATAG
- a CDS encoding NifU family protein: MAEQEIKITAQLFPDPDVCIFRVDRPVFPGGAYDCKSAEQATGSPLLEALFALKGIREIFITGDSITISKDSDEEWQVLGRDVGRTIRELINSGKPLMAEDLKQPVPSDEEIKKIVDEMFENEINPAIASHGGFVECVAVKDGQVMLRLAGGCQGCASSSQTLRYGIERSIRERIPGVGEVVDVTDHSAGVNPYY, from the coding sequence ATGGCTGAACAAGAAATCAAAATCACCGCACAACTATTTCCCGATCCGGATGTCTGTATCTTCCGAGTCGATCGGCCGGTGTTTCCGGGCGGAGCGTACGATTGTAAAAGTGCTGAGCAAGCGACCGGTTCGCCGCTTCTGGAAGCCCTCTTTGCTCTCAAAGGTATTCGGGAGATTTTCATCACGGGCGACAGCATTACCATCAGCAAAGACTCTGACGAAGAGTGGCAAGTGTTGGGGCGCGATGTGGGCCGCACCATCCGCGAGTTGATTAACTCGGGCAAACCTTTGATGGCTGAAGATCTCAAGCAGCCGGTGCCTTCTGATGAAGAGATCAAGAAGATTGTTGATGAGATGTTCGAAAACGAAATCAATCCGGCGATCGCATCGCACGGCGGATTCGTCGAATGCGTAGCGGTCAAAGATGGCCAGGTGATGCTTCGCCTCGCCGGCGGCTGTCAGGGCTGCGCGTCTTCATCACAAACTCTGAGATATGGAATCGAGCGTTCAATTCGTGAGCGCATTCCCGGAGTTGGTGAAGTAGTGGATGTTACAGATCATTCGGCTGGAGTAAATCCGTACTACTAA
- a CDS encoding P-loop NTPase, with translation MPESNHPHQHAQPQNASLSGVKNIIAIASGKGGVGKSTLSVNLAVALAQTGAKVGLMDADIYGPSQPGMLGAREARPDVAGDMLQPVKKYGISFVSMGLLIDNDGPVIWRAPMAMKIIHQFIGNVEWGKLDYLLIDLPPGTGDVQLTLAQQASLTGAVIVTTPQQVALGVAAKGLKMFEQVNVPILGVIENMSGFVCKHCGKTTDIFKVGGGEALSKHTEVPYLGAIPLDPEIMMSGDSGVPVLESGVDSPAAKAFLSVAKNLQTIVARVSATVSEDEPEQIELRKNGDLVVTWHDARVSNYNAYSLRINCPCASCIDEDSGRRTLDPKRIPLDIRIDSFEMIGRYAVALHFSDGHRTGLYAFKLLQALPEADSSGSFEV, from the coding sequence ATGCCAGAATCGAATCATCCGCATCAGCACGCACAGCCGCAGAACGCGAGTCTTTCCGGCGTAAAGAACATCATTGCAATTGCATCGGGGAAGGGTGGCGTGGGTAAATCGACACTCTCTGTCAATCTTGCGGTAGCACTTGCACAGACCGGCGCCAAAGTCGGTTTGATGGACGCTGATATCTACGGTCCGAGTCAACCGGGAATGTTGGGAGCGCGAGAAGCTCGACCCGATGTGGCCGGAGATATGCTTCAGCCGGTGAAGAAATATGGAATCAGTTTTGTATCAATGGGTCTCTTGATCGACAACGATGGACCGGTAATCTGGCGCGCGCCAATGGCAATGAAGATTATCCATCAGTTCATCGGCAATGTCGAATGGGGAAAGCTCGACTATTTGTTGATTGACCTTCCTCCCGGCACTGGCGACGTGCAGTTGACTCTGGCACAACAAGCATCGCTGACGGGTGCGGTGATCGTCACGACTCCTCAGCAAGTAGCACTCGGCGTTGCTGCCAAGGGCCTGAAAATGTTTGAGCAAGTCAATGTGCCGATTCTGGGTGTTATCGAGAACATGAGCGGTTTTGTGTGCAAACACTGTGGCAAGACGACCGACATCTTCAAGGTCGGTGGTGGTGAAGCTTTGTCCAAACACACGGAAGTCCCGTATCTTGGCGCAATTCCGCTTGATCCGGAGATTATGATGAGCGGCGATTCGGGAGTCCCGGTACTTGAGTCAGGCGTTGACAGCCCGGCGGCGAAGGCATTCCTAAGTGTCGCTAAGAATCTACAGACAATCGTCGCGCGAGTCAGCGCCACTGTCAGCGAAGATGAACCGGAACAAATCGAACTGCGCAAGAACGGCGATCTGGTTGTAACTTGGCACGATGCGCGTGTGAGCAACTACAACGCCTACTCGCTCCGGATAAACTGCCCGTGCGCTTCTTGTATTGATGAAGATTCCGGGCGAAGAACGCTTGATCCAAAGCGCATACCGCTCGATATTAGGATAGACAGCTTTGAGATGATTGGCCGTTACGCAGTTGCACTGCACTTTTCCGATGGTCATCGCACTGGGCTGTATGCATTTAAGCTGCTACAGGCATTGCCAGAAGCTGATTCGAGCGGGTCTTTCGAGGTTTGA